The Seriola aureovittata isolate HTS-2021-v1 ecotype China chromosome 3, ASM2101889v1, whole genome shotgun sequence genome includes a region encoding these proteins:
- the zp3c gene encoding zona pellucida sperm-binding protein 3 isoform X2 encodes MGFMHTGLLLLLFSSAYSYQFRSGAGSGLSVQDPELEWARMETVIDEDMKPGPALKTKLWRSGSGSGSSTPEAKKLPEYVNVLSSKYPKEAFKPEKGARPLPDWVKEMLLRPSTAAKPAAGGAAAGRGKLVEILCHVDRMYVRIRRQVFKTRDAYKNLKLGTCPVNQGTKDHYYLLYLLKTDCGFKRESKTDYLSIGNVLHYKPAGVILREMPFDVSLQCNFPRWFHSYKVGFHPKLQGGTVFKALQPKSNLILTAQDASGNEITGPKTYTLGQPMYFEAKQPDNTAHSGDQRLYINKCFMTANQDPNSSPKYTAIDNQGCMIDGKVTVQSKFLSGASKMAQKFSVGALIFKDMVSPSSSSQQLYMHCEISKGKLTPTPSSKACNYDPATKKWKELYGDDSVCTCCESTCPSAQPRASSNIVSSHSWKVDVSGRDGYVDVHPQMKSLDADTFSLEDSDMAEHSDFVNYWEHDY; translated from the exons ATGGGGTTTATGCACACTGGGCTTCTGTTACTGCTGTTTAGTTCTGCCTATAGTTATCAGTTTAGAAGTGGAGCTGGATCTGGCCTGTCTGTGCAAGATCCTGAATTAGAGTGGGCAAGAATGGAGACAGTTATAGATGAAGATATGAAGCCAGGACCTGCACTTAAAACCAAACTCTGGAGGAGTGGATCAGGTAGTGGCTCTTCAACTCCTGAAGCGAAGAAGCTTCCTGAGTATGTGAATGTCTTATCCTCTAAGTACCCGAAAGAGGCTTTCAAGCCAGAAAAAGGTGCCAGACCTCTCCCTGACTGGGTCAAGGAAATGTTACTTCGTCCTTCCACTGCTGcaaaaccagcagcaggaggagctgcagcaggcagaggAAAGTTGGTCGAAATCCTGTGTCATGTTGACAGAATGTATGTAAGAATTAGAAGACAGGTCTTTAAGACTAGGGATGCTTATAAAAACTTGAAACTAGGTACCTGTCCTGTTAACCAAGGTACCAAAGACCATTATTACCTTCTGTACCTCCTTAAAACTGACTGTGGATTCAAAAGAGAG AGTAAAACAGATTATCTGTCCATCGGCAATGTGCTCCACTACAAGCCAGCTGGTGTCATTTTAAGGGAAATGCCATTCGATGTTTCTCTGCAGTGTAACTTTCCCAG GTGGTTTCACTCCTATAAAGTTGGATTCCATCCCAAACTACAAGGAGGAACAGTTTTCAAAGCACTCCAACCAAAAAGTAACTTAATCCTCACTGCTCAAGATG CATCAGGGAATGAAATCACGGGTCCCAAAACATACACCTTGGGCCAGCCAATGTACTTTGAGGCCAAGCAACCTGACAACACTGCACATTCTGGAGATCAGAGGTTGTACATCAACAAGTGCTTCATGACTGCAAACCAAGACCCCAACTCCAGTCCTAAATATACCGCCATTGACAACCAAGG CTGCATGATTGATGGTAAGGTGACAGTACAGTCGAAGTTCCTCAGTGGTGCCTCAAAGATGGCCCAGAAGTTCAGTGTGGGTGCCCTCATTTTCAAGGACATGGTTTCCCCTTCTTCCTCATCACAG CAACTCTACATGCACTGTGAGATCTCAAAGGGGAAACTTACTCCAACTCCGTCTTCAAAGGCTTGTAATTATGATCCAGCGACCAAAAA GTGGAAGGAGCTTTACGGTGACGACTCAGTGTGCACCTGCTGTGAATCGACTTGCCCCTCAGCACAGCCCAGGG CTTCCAGTAATATCGTCTCTAGTCACTCTTGGAAGGTTGATGTGAGCGGCAGGGATGGATATGTGGATGTTCACCCTCAGATGAAATCGCTTGATGCTGACACATTCAGTTTGGAGGACTCCGACATGGCAGAGCACAGCGACTTTGTAAACTACTGGGAGCATGACTACTAA
- the zp3c gene encoding uncharacterized protein zp3c isoform X1: MGFMHTGLLLLLFSSAYSYQFRSGAGSGLSVQDPELEWARMETVIDEDMKPGPALKTKLWRSGSGSGSSTPEAKKLPEYVNVLSSKYPKEAFKPEKGARPLPDWVKEMLLRPSTAAKPAAGGAAAGRGKLVEILCHVDRMYVRIRRQVFKTRDAYKNLKLGTCPVNQGTKDHYYLLYLLKTDCGFKREVGKGVFFIIFFFFFYFQYNFLLHCEKLKPAEMSMFQSKTDYLSIGNVLHYKPAGVILREMPFDVSLQCNFPRWFHSYKVGFHPKLQGGTVFKALQPKSNLILTAQDASGNEITGPKTYTLGQPMYFEAKQPDNTAHSGDQRLYINKCFMTANQDPNSSPKYTAIDNQGCMIDGKVTVQSKFLSGASKMAQKFSVGALIFKDMVSPSSSSQQLYMHCEISKGKLTPTPSSKACNYDPATKKWKELYGDDSVCTCCESTCPSAQPRASSNIVSSHSWKVDVSGRDGYVDVHPQMKSLDADTFSLEDSDMAEHSDFVNYWEHDY; this comes from the exons ATGGGGTTTATGCACACTGGGCTTCTGTTACTGCTGTTTAGTTCTGCCTATAGTTATCAGTTTAGAAGTGGAGCTGGATCTGGCCTGTCTGTGCAAGATCCTGAATTAGAGTGGGCAAGAATGGAGACAGTTATAGATGAAGATATGAAGCCAGGACCTGCACTTAAAACCAAACTCTGGAGGAGTGGATCAGGTAGTGGCTCTTCAACTCCTGAAGCGAAGAAGCTTCCTGAGTATGTGAATGTCTTATCCTCTAAGTACCCGAAAGAGGCTTTCAAGCCAGAAAAAGGTGCCAGACCTCTCCCTGACTGGGTCAAGGAAATGTTACTTCGTCCTTCCACTGCTGcaaaaccagcagcaggaggagctgcagcaggcagaggAAAGTTGGTCGAAATCCTGTGTCATGTTGACAGAATGTATGTAAGAATTAGAAGACAGGTCTTTAAGACTAGGGATGCTTATAAAAACTTGAAACTAGGTACCTGTCCTGTTAACCAAGGTACCAAAGACCATTATTACCTTCTGTACCTCCTTAAAACTGACTGTGGATTCAAAAGAGAGGTTGGTAAAGGTGTcttctttatcattttttttttttttttctattttcaatacaattttctgcttcactgtgaGAAACTAAAACCAGCAGAAATGTCTATGTTCCAGAGTAAAACAGATTATCTGTCCATCGGCAATGTGCTCCACTACAAGCCAGCTGGTGTCATTTTAAGGGAAATGCCATTCGATGTTTCTCTGCAGTGTAACTTTCCCAG GTGGTTTCACTCCTATAAAGTTGGATTCCATCCCAAACTACAAGGAGGAACAGTTTTCAAAGCACTCCAACCAAAAAGTAACTTAATCCTCACTGCTCAAGATG CATCAGGGAATGAAATCACGGGTCCCAAAACATACACCTTGGGCCAGCCAATGTACTTTGAGGCCAAGCAACCTGACAACACTGCACATTCTGGAGATCAGAGGTTGTACATCAACAAGTGCTTCATGACTGCAAACCAAGACCCCAACTCCAGTCCTAAATATACCGCCATTGACAACCAAGG CTGCATGATTGATGGTAAGGTGACAGTACAGTCGAAGTTCCTCAGTGGTGCCTCAAAGATGGCCCAGAAGTTCAGTGTGGGTGCCCTCATTTTCAAGGACATGGTTTCCCCTTCTTCCTCATCACAG CAACTCTACATGCACTGTGAGATCTCAAAGGGGAAACTTACTCCAACTCCGTCTTCAAAGGCTTGTAATTATGATCCAGCGACCAAAAA GTGGAAGGAGCTTTACGGTGACGACTCAGTGTGCACCTGCTGTGAATCGACTTGCCCCTCAGCACAGCCCAGGG CTTCCAGTAATATCGTCTCTAGTCACTCTTGGAAGGTTGATGTGAGCGGCAGGGATGGATATGTGGATGTTCACCCTCAGATGAAATCGCTTGATGCTGACACATTCAGTTTGGAGGACTCCGACATGGCAGAGCACAGCGACTTTGTAAACTACTGGGAGCATGACTACTAA
- the LOC130166527 gene encoding calcium homeostasis modulator protein 1, protein MDKFRMMFQFLQSNQESFMNGICGIMALASAQMYSAFEFSCPCMPEYNYTYGIGLLFIPPIWFFMLGFVLNNNVSVLAEEWKRPTGRRRKDPTILRYMFCSITQRSLIAPAVWVSVTLMDGKSFLCAFSINLDIDRFGNYSLVKGMSETEKIKLLARIPCKDLFEHQEIRVAASRYIKCISQACGWMFLLMMTFTAFLIRAIRPCFTQAAFLKTKYWSHYIDIERKMFDETCKEHAKSFAKVCIHQYFENISGEMRSFHRHRSCNDDSDDDDEDNKKSDEDKLLGIRAQDDMNKVLWNWHTCKPALALRKDQIDGENNGRLNGEANGALNGFVKGHTHDVGKKEWAVYYSKV, encoded by the exons ATGGATAAGTTTCGTATGATGTTCCAGTTCCTTCAGTCCAACCAGGAATCTTTTATGAATGGGATCTGTGGTATCATGGCACTAGCTAGTGCACAGATGTACTCTGCTTTTGAATTCAGCTGCCCCTGCATGCCAGAGTACAACTACACCTATGGGATCGGACTGCTTTTCATCCCACCTATATGGTTCTTTATGTTAGGTTTTGTTCTGAACAATAATGTGTCAGTGCTCGCCGAGGAGTGGAAAAGACCCACAGGCAGACGCAGGAAGGATCCTACAATCCTCCGCTACATGTTTTGTTCAATCACACAGAGATCCTTGATAGCACCTGCAGTTTGGGTGTCTGTCACTCTCATGGATGGGAAAAGTTTCCTGTGTGCTTTCAGCATCAACTTGGATATTGACAGGTTTGGGAATTACAGTCTTGTCAAGGGGATGTCAGAGACGGAGAAGATAAAACTGCTGGCAAGGATTCCATGCAAAGATCTGTTTGAGCATCAGGAAATAAGAGTGGCGGCATCACGATACATCAAGTGTATATCACAG GCATGTGGATGGATGTTTTTGCTGATGATGACCTTCACGGCCTTCCTGATCCGGGCTATTCGACCATGCTTTACCCAGGCCGCTTTCCTCAAGACCAAGTACTGGTCTCATTACATTGACATCGAGCGCAAGATGTTCGACGAGACCTGTAAGGAGCACGCCAAGAGCTTTGCCAAGGTTTGCATCCATCAGTACTTTGAGAACATCAGTGGGGAGATGCGCAGCTTCCACCGCCATCGCTCCTGCAACGACGACAGTGACGATGATGACGAAGACAACAAGAAAAGTGATGAAGACAAGCTTCTGGGTATCAGAGCCCAGGATGATATGAATAAAGTTTTGTGGAACTGGCACACCTGTAAGCCAGCACTGGCTCTGAGAAAGGACCAAATAGATGGCGAAAACAATGGCAGACTGAATGGAGAAGCCAATGGAGCACTTAATGGGTTTGTAAAGGGACACACCCATGATGTGGGAAAAAAGGAATGGGCAGTGTATTACAGTAAGGTCTGA
- the LOC130166520 gene encoding inositol 1,4,5-trisphosphate receptor-interacting protein codes for MQDTLLRVFWVGLGLLMCPRDDPGVEEELGDINTVGMQKHDEKLLREEKKLDQEMAPVRQKITHNDDYDGHKLPEGGHFIASPESRNESGHELEGSLRLDARSKQREDIQTEPIRPQGQQQKPEEMEDFSSKEEASSLSEGHIKLSENETSEKVISDSGEDYLWYIWNTFSIISMIRFFNKYLRKNSQMKQGEAKTSFSGTCIAGEVPLPDSDTLQSFHSKCVQASSNKKWREDEFLEGFATQMVETMRTICDRNGGMVIGDCQMLDACDIIVPINPPEPYSFQYLLRNNHASDLQPDIPICGQIKVVENKKIQNGCPCQSYDADDDMVCLLHCENDKVKTKAADVCDGMLCLKNTPFLSKSQVTRWFQSTIKQAWALISYKYEFDLSICNVDAPGALVVRFRSGKKVSFSMNPVVKLNTAAHFYITPCSPNNLDTFWTLSLTIYEDQLLEGLSKRLPLNSCHTQTLEIARFLHKRQTALSGISALKDFHFKTALMHLLLTKDPSQWKPNDVAWRLRDLLDFMERSLEKKLLHHVLIGNPLTKNIIQLPAEFTQAKPVNLFHPLVVHDCICRNALMHFQEMLRNTHMLIHDYVDKCQPFEKM; via the coding sequence ATGCAAGATACTCTGCTGCGAGTGTTCTGGGTGGGTCTGGGTCTCCTTATGTGTCCGAGGGATGACCCCGGGGTGGAGGAAGAATTGGGTGATATCAACACAGTGGGAATGCAAAAGCACGACGAGAAGCTgctgagggaggaaaagaaactaGACCAGGAAATGGCACCTGTCCGTCAGAAAATAACACATAATGACGACTATGATGGTCACAAATTACCAGAAGGGGGACATTTTATAGCAAGTCCAGAGTCCAGAAACGAATCTGGCCATGAGCTAGAGGGAAGCTTACGGTTGGACGCGAGGAGTAAACAGAGGGAAGACATTCAGACTGAACCAATCAGACCACAGGGGCAACAACAAAAGCCAGAGGAGATGGAAGACTTCAGCTCCAAAGAAGAAGCATCGTCTCTGTCAGAAGGCCACATCAAGTtgtcagaaaatgaaacatcagAGAAGGTTATCAGTGACTCGGGGGAGGATTACCTCTGGTACATATGGAATACATTCTCCATTATTTCCATGATCCGCTTCTTCAACAAATACTTGAGAAAAAATTCCCAGATGAAACAAGGTGAAGCCAAGACCTCTTTCTCAGGGACCTGCATCGCTGGTGAAGTGCCACTACCCGACAGTGACACTCTGCAGAGTTTTCATTCTAAATGTGTTCAAGCCTCATCCAATAAGAAGTGGAGGGAGGATGAATTTTTGGAAGGGTTTGCTACTCAGATGGTGGAGACCATGAGGACCATCTGTGATAGAAATGGAGGTATGGTGATTGGGGACTGTCAGATGTTGGATGCATGTGATATAATTGTTCCTATCAACCCGCCTGAGCCTTATAGTTTCCAGTACCTTCTCAGGAATAACCATGCGAGTGACCTGCAGCCGGATATCCCAATCTGTGGTCAAATAAAAGTGgtggaaaataagaaaatccAAAATGGCTGCCCCTGCCAGTCCTATGATGCAGATGATGATATGGTTTGCCTGCTGCATTGTGAGAATGACAAAGTAAAGACAAAAGCTGCTGATGTTTGCGATGGTATGCTTTGCTTGAAGAACACGCCTTTCCTGTCAAAATCTCAGGTTACCAGGTGGTTTCAGAGCACTATCAAACAAGCATGGGCACTGATTTCATACAAGTATGAATTTGACCTCAGCATTTGTAACGTTGATGCTCCGGGTGCTCTGGTTGTTCGATTCAGATCAGGGAAGAAGGTTAGCTTCAGCATGAATCCTGTAGTTAAATTAAACACTGCTGCTCATTTCTACATCACACCTTGTTCCCCAAACAACTTGGACACTTTCTGGACACTCTCCCTGACCATCTACGAAGATCAGCTCTTAGAAGGCCTCTCTAAACGGCTGCCTTTAAACTCCTGCCACACTCAAACTCTTGAAATTGCACGTTTCCTTCACAAGAGACAGACAGCACTGTCTGGAATTAGTGCGCTCAaggattttcatttcaaaactgcACTAATGCATCTGCTTCTGACCAAAGACCCATCACAGTGGAAACCAAATGATGTGGCTTGGAGGCTACGAGACTTACTGGACTTCATGGAGAGAAGCCTGGAGAAAAAGCTCCTGCACCATGTTTTGATTGGGAACCCTTTAACCAAGAATATTATTCAACTCCCTGCTGAGTTTACTCAAGCAAAGCCAGTTAATCTCTTCCATCCCCTTGTGGTACATGACTGTATCTGCAGAAATGCTCTGATGCATTTCCAGGAAAtgctcagaaacacacacatgctgataCATGATTATGTTGATAAGTGTCAGccatttgagaaaatgtag